A region of the Mytilus galloprovincialis chromosome 1, xbMytGall1.hap1.1, whole genome shotgun sequence genome:
aaataactaaaatatcgaactccgagaaaaaataaaataaacggaaagtcactaagcaaatgacaaaatcaaaagcccaaacacatcaaacagatggataacaactgtcatattcctgacttggttcactTCCTATGTACAGTACAATTTACACGAGtgtgcttgaaaaggaaaaaaaaataatcttatccTTTTATTGGAACTAAACTTTTTCAAAGAGTTGACTTGAGTATATTAATATGATGACACAGACTTCTTCCGTCCTGCAGTTACACCCGTGTCCGATtagctgtgcgggatgtatagaTTCAAAGCCACGTCAGGTCGGAACTGATGTAACATCCAATCCCTCTTGCATTAATGTCCGATTATCTGAGCGGGATGTATAGATACACACCAACGTCAGGTAGGATCTAATGTAACATCCGATGCCTCTTACAGGAATGTTAGATTAAAAGATTAGCTGAGCGGGATGTATAGATACGCAGCCACGTCAGGTCGGAACTGATGAAACATCCGATGCCTCTTTCAGGAATGTTAGATTAGCTGAGTGGGATATATAGATACACCGCCACGTCAGGTCGGAACTGATACATGTAATATCCGATGCGTTTTGTAAGAATGTTAGATTAGCTGTGTGGGATGTATAGATACACAGCCACGTCAGGTCGGAACTGATGTAACATCCGATGCCTCTTGCAGGAATGTTAGATTACCTGTGCGGGATGTGTAGATACACAGCCACGTCATGTCTGAACTGATACATGAATGTCCAAGGCCTCTTGCAGGAATGTTAGATTAACTGTACGGGATGTATAGATACACCGCCACGTCGGGTCAGAACTAATGTAACAGCTGATGCCTCTTGCAGGAATGTCACACATTGAATATCATTTACATCGACTCTTTGCGGGTCCACTGAAGATCGGAAGGAAAACTTCCTGCTAATTTTAATGTCCTCTTATCTTAGGATTCTTGCGTATGATTTCAACGACACAAGTATTCAGGAATAAACCCATAACAAATAAACACATTTCTGTATCGTATCAAACTCTACACTTGTATTTATTGTTGACTTTGACTGCTTATGCTTTAAGCAGCAGATGTGTGTAAACTGACTTGAGAGGTTTTCTGTAAAGACTCATAAAAgagttttgaaagatttttttttgtgacgGCCTCTCTTCTAAAGGTTTACTGACGGGCGTACGAACGAATTCCGTGAACACATAATTTATATGTCCTATTACCCAGTAAAGTGTTGGACTATAAAAATAACCCAACAAAATACCTAGTCTGTTATGTTTCCGCTGTTACTGCATTATATAAggaaaaactataaattaatactTTATACATATGAAATATTAGTTTCAGAATGTTCTCCAGAAGTTTTCGATATATCAGGTCATTTATACCAGCTTATGGTGCTACAAAAGAAGAGAAGCACCCAATCGTAACACAGGAACAAATTGACTATGAAATGTCTGAATATGATGCGGAGAAAGACACATGTGAACCTTCTGAAAATATCATAGAAAAGTTTGAAGACGAGAGCAAGCGTTATAAAATTTCCGAATGGCAAGCTGGTTGGAATATTACAAATGCAATACAGGTACCTATAATTTTTTACTACACGTAGAACATGTTTGCCTGACCTgatttgttgtatttgtttacTGCTAAATAGTTCTTCTTATGCAGGTTTTGATTTTCGGGGTTTTAAATGGTATGACAGTGTattagccataaaaccaggttcaacccacaatttttcttaaaatatcctgaaccaagtcaggaatatggcagttttttttatcaaatagtttgtttctatgtatgttgacttttgttttgttgcacttcagtgttcatGTCTTtcctttgttttcttcttatagttaaTGAGtctccctcggttttagtttgtataaacTCTTTAACAttgatatactactgttgcatttttaaaattctttttactGTGTTCAAGATATTTGTTTTTAGTCTTTTTGAGTGCTATTGTTTCACAGTCACCTCAGTTATATCCCGGTCATGACTAGAAGTCAATCCAAAAGTTGACAAAACAGACAAATTCAAACTATTAATTCAGCTATACATGACCCCGGGGTACATGACTTGGTTGAACATTTAGTTATTAGTCTAGTATCtttcttttataaatgtttttttttaaatttaaagggTAATATGAATTTCCTCGTTGGTAAGTGTCATCGAGTATACAttatatgtttaatttcaaaGTAAATTATTTGAtggatatatttatttaagttttcGAAAATTTTACTTTTGTCTTTATTTCTATATCCCCGTATTACCTATTATATTTGATTGATTTACATTGTGTCACAAGGGGATTATTTACAGTTAACTTGACGGTATTGGTTTTGCTTGTTAGTGAAAACTTTACGGTATTATGTTGCTGTTTATATCTTTGGAATTTGGAATTTTGTGGATAGTTGCCTCATTTTCATTCATACTTATatccttatttatatattaaggcaGTGTACCAACTTTATCAAAGAAGTGCATTAAAAACGACCTAAGATCTTTAGAAGTGAATCAATGGTTGTATTTATACATCGAACACATATGATATACTCCTAGGCGCGGTGCTATACATTAAGCGCAAAACTCTGTTGGGAGTAGTTTTCACTTTTAGTTCTCGTCATTAGTGTAAAAATGTTAAGAATATCATTATTTTTGAGAAGTTGTTGATATGATTTTTAACCTTCTTCTTGTATATTCGCATCTATTCCTCATTTAGAAGTCTGTTTTGATTCTACCCagacattattatttattgatgtaTAGTGTTAGAAATTGTCGAAAACTAATGGACATACGATAAAAAGTGTAAAGATAGCAAACAATATCCACAATTTAAAATCCCAAACATCTCACTATTGAGGAGTGAAATGGTAATGCGTTAGTGTACTTAGAGCTTCTAAAGTCATCCATGACAATATGTTTTCACACTAAAATAGCTAagtgttttaagaaaagaaaagaaaagaaactaGCTTTCAGGAGTATTTCTACCAGACATTCTCAGTCTGTTCATTAtgtgcctttttattttttaaagttattttcataTGTCTGTCTAGGAAAAAGTCAatcaacaaaaataccgaaatacCGAGGAAATAtataaagctcaaacacatcaaacgaatggatagcaactgtcatattctgacAAGGTACTGATATTATTTTCTgcaagttattaaaaaaaaaatatcctctTTAAAAACCATCAACTTTGATATTCGTTAATGTAGCAGCCCTTGTGTCTTAATGTCGGCCACATAAACTTAGTTACGTTTGTTTCATCTTTAAAACTTTCAATCAGTAACGCCTACTTTTACAATATTAGTTTTGaataaaggaatgtatctccaTCGTGTATAGTTATATATTTCTTTGTCCGGTTTGGGGTTTATTTTTAGTCCTCTTTGATTTTATTGGCTTTTAAACGTTTGAactgatattttgatttttaaataatttggctTTGCGCTACACTGAAGAAGCATTGATTGTCGAAGTGCGCATCTGATGCGGTACTTTTGGTACCATCAATGTCATTGTCATTTCTACACTAAAAGTTAGGACTAAGTTCTCACAaataacgtcaattctaattgtGTCTCAAGGTGAAGGACGTAAATGTAAAATGTAGTGCTTTTATCGTAAAAGAAGCGCATAAAAGAACTGACAGATTTTAACGCTTTACTAATGGGTATACACAAGGATAAGTTGCtatgaaatattaaatatgaataaaaggttTTACATCAATTAGACAGCAAACCATCAACACTAATAACCGATAGACATCTAGAGGGAATTATGGAGGGAATCATAGAGCCTTCAATAATAAACACCTGTTGATTTGAATGACTATTATATAATGTACAAGCAAGCCTGGTAAATaacattacaataaaaaatcttgaTGCGAAATACCACTTTATTCTGTCAAATACCTTTCAGTAGAATTGAGATGAGGTATgttttccaatgagacaactaaccacaaaaaaaaaaacaaaccaacataATCAACTTGCATGTTCAACTtgtgtatttttaaaagtgttaaacTCATATTTCTTGCGTTCATTAGCAATATTGTAATAAACAAGATGCTTGGTTTATTTCTGATCATTGCTTTGAAATAAGAATAAGTTATCGaattttatcaaaatcatttatGAGTTAGAATATTTATCTAGAGTATAATAGAaaattatatgcgactgtcatacaagttagaggtttatctagctacaAATTCAGGTTTAATCCtcattttctacacaaggaaatgcctgtaccaaataaGGAATATGACGGATGTTTTCCATTAGTTCGGTGTGTTTGGGATTTTGATTTTACTATTTGATGAGACTTTCCGATGTGAATTTTTcttggaattcggtattttttgttatttgactttttaaacATTACTTTACCATAATCAATGATGCAAATATTGCTATATCTATTTTTAGGGTATGTTTGTGGTAAGCTTTCCGTATGCTGTACTTCAGGGTGGCTACTGGACATTACTCGCAATCATAGTTGTAGCTTATATATGTTGTCATACTGGGAAAATTTTAGTGGAATGCTTGTATGAAGAAGACCGGTATGGACAGAAAATTCGTGTGCATTGCTCATATGTGGATATTGCTAACTCAGTGTTTGGACCACGTTTCGGTGGTAGAATAGTAAATATTGCGCAGATGATAGAATTATTAATGACATGCATTCTTTACATTCTTTTATGCGGAGACCTTATTTTAGGTTGCTTCCGTGAAACTGGAAGCCCACTCGACCTTTCATCCTGGATAATGATCAGTGCCGCGTTTCTGTTACCATGTGCATTCCTTCAGACATTAAAAAGCGTGTCTTGGTTTAGCTTTTGGTGCACCGTAGCACATTTAGTTATCAATGCAATAATATTGGTATATTGTTTCTCAAGAATCAACGATTGGAAATGGTCCGAAGTTCAAGTCAGCATAAATATTTGGACCTTTCCAATATCTCTCGGTGTTGTTGTTTTCAGTTACACATCACAAATATTTGTACCCACTTTAGAAGGAAATTTGATTGACAGGCAGAAATTCAATTGTATGATGCATTGGACACATTTTGCTGCCGCCGTTTTCAAAGCTTTATTTGCCTACATCGGATTTCTAACGTTCGGAAACAATACCAAAGAATTTATTACCAATAACTTGCCACGAATTTTCAGAATTAccgtcaatttattttttatacttaaaGCTTTACTATCGTATCCATTACCATATTTTGCTAGTGTAGAATTAATCGCGGAATCTTTCTTCAAAGGACGACCAAAGACATTGTTTCCCGTGTGTATAGACAACGAGAAGAGTTTAAAAGTATGGGCCGTTATCCTTCGTCTGTTGCTAGTCCTCTCTACAATGTTAATGGCAATATTTATACCTCATTTCTCTCTTTTAATGGGACTGATTGGAAGTTTTACTGGAACAA
Encoded here:
- the LOC143064899 gene encoding vesicular inhibitory amino acid transporter-like yields the protein MFVVSFPYAVLQGGYWTLLAIIVVAYICCHTGKILVECLYEEDRYGQKIRVHCSYVDIANSVFGPRFGGRIVNIAQMIELLMTCILYILLCGDLILGCFRETGSPLDLSSWIMISAAFLLPCAFLQTLKSVSWFSFWCTVAHLVINAIILVYCFSRINDWKWSEVQVSINIWTFPISLGVVVFSYTSQIFVPTLEGNLIDRQKFNCMMHWTHFAAAVFKALFAYIGFLTFGNNTKEFITNNLPRIFRITVNLFFILKALLSYPLPYFASVELIAESFFKGRPKTLFPVCIDNEKSLKVWAVILRLLLVLSTMLMAIFIPHFSLLMGLIGSFTGTMLSLIWPCYFHLYLKGKTMSWYAKLFDVIIIILGLLCLGIGIYYSGSALIRSYSGLPPDPHTPRIPYHSG